Below is a genomic region from Bartonella harrusi.
ATATTTATAATCTCTTAATAAGAAATCACATGAAAAATTTTAGCAATAAACTATAAGGCTGATGAACTATAAAAAAGTTGTATATTTCTATAGTTCATTGCAATTTTTAGCTTATTCTTCGATAACGCCACATGCCAAACGCACTCCACCTCCGCCAAGTGGTAATGGCTTATCAGAGTGATTATCTCCTCCTAAATGAATTATTAATGAACGTCCTTTAATTTCAGAGATTGTTTTAAGTCGTGGGGCGAGAACACCCATTGTTGATTGCCCTTTATCATCAACATACAGCGCAGGTAAATCGCCCAAATGACCATTGATATTATAAGGTCCAAGATGTTTGTTAGTATGCTGCGGATCATAATGTCCACCAGCAGCACCACCAATGATACCATCTTTCGTATCACATGAAGGATTTACATGCACATGAAAACCGTGCAAACCTTCTGGCAAGGTGGATAAATTGGGTACAAAAATCAGACCATATATACTTTCTTCAATTTTAATTGTACCAATAGGCTTTCTTGTATTGATATTTTCTAACTCATAAACCTTTACTTGTATAGATTTTGCTAATGCCGTAGAATAATGAAATAAAAATATTAACAAAGTTAAGAAGAGAAAGAAAATTTTATTCATAGAACACCTTTTTATAATTTTTTAAAGTAAATTTTGTTAATGAAATACAAAATAAACAACTTAATGATAAAAATACTTTTATATTTTATGTAATTTTATACTTTATAGAACCTAGAGAAATCATACTTTTTCAAAAAACTCCTTTTATACATCTTTAAGTATATCTAAAAATAGTCTCATCGTTTTAAATGAATAATGTGTCTTTTATAGGTATTCTATCTATATTTTTAAAAAAAATTTAAAGCGGATTTCATAATTTTATAAAATATTTCTGTTGTTAAGAACGGTTAACTTACAAAAATTCCTAATTTATTATAAAGTTTAATCTATTGTAAGGTGTATTTGGTTCCTAAAAAAGTACAAAATGTACCAACAAAAATCCCCATTATTGATCCTATGATTACCCCAATTATCGTTCCGATGAAAAATGCTATACTTATACCCATTGCGATGATTGGGCCAAATCCTGGCAGAGAAATATACCCATAAGTTGCGAGAATTGATGCAATTGCTCCTGATACACTACCATTTAAGCCTCCTATAAAAGCAGGTTCTTTAATAGAATCATAAACTTTTTTTAAAAAAGTTCTCTCATAGCTAATAGGATTACCATTGCTATAAGTATTAAAATTCATCATATTGTTTTCTTTCATTTTGAATAGCAACTGTTCCAGAGTAATCAACTGATACGAGAAAATGGTGGTTTTTAAATTCTACTAAAGCGCGCCAAATACCTTTATCATCTAAACGCAATCGTTTAATATCCATGAAACCATTTTGCATGAGACAGTTTTTAATTTGTGAAGCCGTAAATGAATTTTGGCCTTGTTTCATAATATCTTTAGTAAAATTATAAGAAAAAGCTTGACAATAAGGAGTATAAAAAATCTTATTTACCGAAACTGCAACTATAGATGAGAGGCAGAACATTGCTATAAAAAAAATAGCTGAGTGCAAAAATTTACTTAATCTCATCATTTCACCATCTGTTAAAATAATACTTTATTAACATCTGTATTGCGAACAGGTTCCCAAAGCTCTTTTATTTTCAATGGTATACTTAATGAAGCAATTTTTTAAAATTTATGTTGATTAATCGAAATCATTTTATAAGAAAAAATGACGCGCGTTTCTGTTCTTAACAACCTTTTCTATTTTACAGGGTATATCTGCAAATAAATGATATCAAAAAGACTTATAATAACAGATTGCACGCATTATCATTTTTTATGCGCTTTATACATGAAAGAGCATTGCAAATTTAAATGTTGGATCATAATTTGAATGTCAAAAACACCTCCCAGTACAGGTATAAACGATCCTTTTTCGTCTTTAATTATTGTATGTTTGACTTTATTAAAAAATTTAAATGGAAGAGTTTCTAAGATTTTTGGAAAATTTTTGCATAATTGCTTTAAATCCTTGACCAGGAGACATTCCTTCACGCATAAATAAATTCCGTAACGGTGAACAATTACGTAATAATCCAAGCCCAACACTGCGTATAATATGAACAGGCAACAGACCAGAAAGTAAAGAAGAATTAAGCATATGAACAGCTCCACTTCTGACCAATATATCAGCTTTGCGGCGCCTATTATAGTGTGTAACAATTGTTTCAGAATTAGATTCGGATATTTGGTTGGGTAAAATATCAATCAAAGTTTGGACATCACGGATTCCTAAATTCAATCCCTGCGCCCCAATAGGAGGAAAAACATGGGCTGCTTCACCCACTAAAATTGTTCGATTAGCAGCGAAATGATGAGAGATAAGTCCTGAAAGTGGCCATGCTTGAATAGGAGTTTCTACTGTCAGTTTTCCAAGCATTGACTGCATCTGATTTTCTATTATTTTTTCAATTGCCTTTGACTCTATGTTTAACAATTTTTCAGCATGAGAAGAATGAACAACCCATATAAGACTGGATCTTTTTCCTGGTAATGGAACCTGTGTAAATGGACCATTTTCTGTATGAAATTCAGTTGATGTATTTTGATGAGAAAATTCATGAGAAAAATTGAGAACAAGTGCTTTTTGCGGATAATTCCACTGCTTAACACCGATATCCGCTGCTCTTCGTGCTGAAGAGTGGCGCCCATCAGCAGCCACAACAAGCGGCGTTTGAATATTCCTGCCATCTGCAAGAGTGATATATACATGCTTTTTTTTATGATGAAAAAAATTTGCTAAAGAAGTAAACCTTGTAATATTGGGTGTTAGTGCAATTTTAGAGAGTAGCGTATTGTTTAACTCTATATTAGGGATATTATAACCGAAAGCTTCTTCACCAATTTCAGCAGAAGAAAAATTGACAGTAGGAGCACGCATAACTCTAGAAGTTAGATCTATAATTCTCATGAACGATAAAGGTGCTGCATGATGTTTGAGAATATTCCAAATGTTGAGATCTTGAAGCATATATATTGCTGGCATCATAAGAGCCGTTGTTCGTAATTCATCTGCATGCGTAGGGGGGCCAATAAGAGAAACAGAATAGCCCTTATATCCAAGACTAAGCGCTGCTATCATTCCCACTGGTCCCGCACCAATGATAGCAATGTCTTTATGCGTGTTTTTTAATGTCACTGTTTGTTGAACCTTTTTTCATTTAATAAATATTTTTGTGTTTCCAAATGAATAATCTCTTTTTATTGTATGAAGCTTTTCTATTATATTATGTAATAATAAAGCGATATAAAAAAGTAACCTTTTTATGATTTTTTACTAAAAATCATATCATAAGTAAAAATAGCGTATTGGTATATGGATGAAACTTGTAGAAACGAGGGTAAGAAAACTTTGAAACGTAAGCTAACAAAAAAAATTAAAACGAATGCCGATCGATTGCGCCATAAAAAAGTAACAATGCCACAAGCAAAAGCCTTTTCCGTTCATTTACTAACAGCTTCCGGTTCGTTTTTAGCGTTTCTTTCTCTTATATCAGCATCACAAAAAGAATGGACTGCTATGTTTTGTTGGCTTGGACTTGCACTTCTCGTTGATGGTATTGATGGGCCAATTGCACGCAAACTTGATGTTAAATATATATTACCAACTTGGTCTGGTGAACTGTTAGATAATATTATTGATTATGTAACTTATGTTTTAATTCCAGCTTTTGCGCTTTATCAAAGTGGTTTAATAGGTTCAGGGCTGTCGTTTTTATTGAGTGCTATTATTGTCATTTCATCAGCTATCTATTATGCAGATACTGGGATGAAAACCAAAGAAAACTTCTTTAAAGGTTTTCCTGTCGTTTGGAATATGATGGTTTTTACCCTTTTTGTAGTAAAGCCAGGGGAGTGGGTTACTTTTATCATTATTGTTTTATCAGCCATTATTTCTTTTTTACCGGTTTATTTCATTCATCCAATAAGAGTTATCCGTTTGCGATGTTTTAATTTTCCAATTTTTCTTTTATGGTGTTCCTTTGGCGTTGTTGCTTTTTTTTACAAATTAGATGCTCCTTATTGGGTTAAGTTAGGAATTTCACTAACAGGCATTTATATGTATTGTATTGGTGCTATCATGCAGCTATTTCCTCAATTTGGTTTTAAAAAACAATAATATAAATATTATCAAAAGGAGATGAGATGCAAATTGATTTTGGAGCAGGTGATGATATTCTTTTTACAAAAGAGGGGCATGCTGGCGTTATAAAGCTCACGCGTCCTTTAGCATTAAATGCTCTTAATCACCGGATGGTTTTTGCCTTTAAAAAAGCTCTCAATACATGGGAAACAGATGATGATGTTTTATGCGTCTTGGTTGAAGGAGAGGGGCGTGCTTTTTGTGCTGGTGGAGATGTTGTCGAAATTTATCATATGGGGGAAAAAACTGCTTCTTATCAATATTTTAGTGATGAATATCGTTTAAATGCTTACATTCAGCGTTTTCCAAAACCCTATATTTCTTTTTTAAACGGTATTTGGATGGGAGGAGGGGTAGGTATTTCCATATATGGTTCACACCGAATTGTTACAGAAAATACACTCTTTGCTATGCCAGAATGTGCTATTGGATTTTTTCCAGATGTTGGTGCAAGCTTTTTCTTACCCTCTCTTCCTGATCATTTTGGCATTTATCTTGCATTGACCGGTGCGTACATAAAATGGGGCGATTGCTTAAATTTAGGGTTAGCAACACATGCTGTTCCTGAAATTGAATTAGAATGCATTAGAAAAACGATTATTGAACAAGGAAATCCTAAACTCGCTCTAGAAAAACGGGCTATCACAAAAGACTACGAAACAAGTTATGAAATACGCTGTATTATCAATGCTTATTTTAGTGCGGATACGTTAGAAGAATGTATTGAATTGCTTTATAAAAAAAGCAAAGAAGGTGTCTTATTCGCCAAAAAATGTTATGATATTTTGCAGTCACGGTCTCCAACAAGTTTAAAAGTTACTTGGAAACAAATGAAACGAAATCTATCTTTGGAAGATTGTATGAAAATTGAAAATCGTATTGCGCATCATATGATCCCTTCGCATGATTTTCGTGAAGGTGTGCGTGCCATGTTAATTGATAAAGACAAAACACCTCATTGGCAGCCAAACAAACTTTCATCTGTCTCAAATGAAATGATAGATGCTTACTTTCAACCTGTTGAAAAAGAATTATTATTGTGAAAAAAGATCTTCAAAAACAGATTAATTTATAACGGTTATTTGCGATTTTTAGTGCTCATTTTCTTAGGTTTAAGTATTTTTTATTGGATACGTCTTGTTCTTGTTGGTGTACTTCTTGATCTCATGCCATGGCAATTTGCATCAACCATGATGTATTCATTATGGGGAATTGTTTTATGGTGCACTTACTGACTGAGATATTAACGATTTTTATTTCCGTCATACCGTTTTTCACACGATGTTATTTCTAGTTAATAATAAGTTTTTGAGCCAGAATAACTGGCTCGATATTTTTAATTTTAAAAAAGTTTTCTCACACAAAAGGCACCCACCATAAATCAAAATAACTCTTGGCTTTTATTGAAAATATCCACAATAATGATGAGAGTGTACCCCAAACTGCCATTGCAACCATATAATTCATATCCTTTTTCTTAAAAGTTCCATAATATAAATTATGCGATAACATGATATAAAAAAGCCTAATCTCTAGAGCATCCCTTACTTTAGACGTATTATTCATAATTATGTCGCATAATTCATTATTTAAACAAAATTATGGCAATAGTTTGGCAAAATATATTAATAGAAAATAATATATTAAAAAATTGGCTTTAATTAGTATTACTTAAAACAAAAAAGTAAATATACTATAGTAATAAAAAATTATTTTGGTAGTTTACAATGTTTCATAGTTTTATATATGCGAGATCACTTAAAACAGCATTACGGTTGTTTAAAGCTGTAATTTTGTTGCTTTTACTTGACTTTACATCTAGAAAAAAATCAGGAACAA
It encodes:
- the sodC gene encoding superoxide dismutase [Cu-Zn] SodC, encoding MNKIFFLFLTLLIFLFHYSTALAKSIQVKVYELENINTRKPIGTIKIEESIYGLIFVPNLSTLPEGLHGFHVHVNPSCDTKDGIIGGAAGGHYDPQHTNKHLGPYNINGHLGDLPALYVDDKGQSTMGVLAPRLKTISEIKGRSLIIHLGGDNHSDKPLPLGGGGVRLACGVIEE
- a CDS encoding UbiH/UbiF family hydroxylase, translated to MTLKNTHKDIAIIGAGPVGMIAALSLGYKGYSVSLIGPPTHADELRTTALMMPAIYMLQDLNIWNILKHHAAPLSFMRIIDLTSRVMRAPTVNFSSAEIGEEAFGYNIPNIELNNTLLSKIALTPNITRFTSLANFFHHKKKHVYITLADGRNIQTPLVVAADGRHSSARRAADIGVKQWNYPQKALVLNFSHEFSHQNTSTEFHTENGPFTQVPLPGKRSSLIWVVHSSHAEKLLNIESKAIEKIIENQMQSMLGKLTVETPIQAWPLSGLISHHFAANRTILVGEAAHVFPPIGAQGLNLGIRDVQTLIDILPNQISESNSETIVTHYNRRRKADILVRSGAVHMLNSSLLSGLLPVHIIRSVGLGLLRNCSPLRNLFMREGMSPGQGFKAIMQKFSKNLRNSSI
- the pcsA gene encoding phosphatidylcholine synthase, whose protein sequence is MDETCRNEGKKTLKRKLTKKIKTNADRLRHKKVTMPQAKAFSVHLLTASGSFLAFLSLISASQKEWTAMFCWLGLALLVDGIDGPIARKLDVKYILPTWSGELLDNIIDYVTYVLIPAFALYQSGLIGSGLSFLLSAIIVISSAIYYADTGMKTKENFFKGFPVVWNMMVFTLFVVKPGEWVTFIIIVLSAIISFLPVYFIHPIRVIRLRCFNFPIFLLWCSFGVVAFFYKLDAPYWVKLGISLTGIYMYCIGAIMQLFPQFGFKKQ
- a CDS encoding enoyl-CoA hydratase/isomerase family protein, with product MQIDFGAGDDILFTKEGHAGVIKLTRPLALNALNHRMVFAFKKALNTWETDDDVLCVLVEGEGRAFCAGGDVVEIYHMGEKTASYQYFSDEYRLNAYIQRFPKPYISFLNGIWMGGGVGISIYGSHRIVTENTLFAMPECAIGFFPDVGASFFLPSLPDHFGIYLALTGAYIKWGDCLNLGLATHAVPEIELECIRKTIIEQGNPKLALEKRAITKDYETSYEIRCIINAYFSADTLEECIELLYKKSKEGVLFAKKCYDILQSRSPTSLKVTWKQMKRNLSLEDCMKIENRIAHHMIPSHDFREGVRAMLIDKDKTPHWQPNKLSSVSNEMIDAYFQPVEKELLL